In Mustelus asterias unplaced genomic scaffold, sMusAst1.hap1.1 HAP1_SCAFFOLD_841, whole genome shotgun sequence, the following proteins share a genomic window:
- the LOC144487522 gene encoding zona pellucida sperm-binding protein 3-like encodes MTGDFLIYSTHLSHSPEYHGSVIVRTNGAIVPIECHYFRKGNVSSNPIKPTWIPFSSTRSGEGHLSFSLRLMNGDWLTERTSTVYYLGELIHIEASVSMSNHMALKLYIDRCVATLRPDKDSSPRYSIIDYNGCLLDSKAEDSFSTFVLPGDEQEPDKLRFDLDAFRFFGDERSLIFITCHLKVVPVDQRFQEQSFWAPLEESSFDICACCHVGKCGATRDLGFGSRGRRDLVAEAGVESEVVLIVTLTVTAVSLISASLITLFLYRKHKQTLFNQSSNDQ; translated from the exons atgactgGAGATTTCCTGATCTACAGCACCCACCTGAGCCACAGCCCAGAGTATCATGGATCTGTTATTGTGAGAACCAATGGAGCGATCGTTCCCATTGAGTGTCATTATTTTAG GAAGGGCAATGTGAGCAGTAACCCCATCAAGCCCACCTGGATCCCATTCAGCTCCACCAGGTCTGGAGAAGGGCATCTGTCATTCTCACTGCGCCTAATGAATG GTGACTGGCTTACAGAGCGCACTTCGACTGTCTACTACCTGGGTGAGCTCATTCACATTGAGGCCTCTGTTTCAATGAGCAACCACATGGCCCTGAAGCTCTACATTGACCGCTGTGTAGCTACATTGAGGCCAGACAAGGACTCCAGCCCGAGATACAGCATCATTGACTACAATGG CTGCCTCCTGGACAGCAAAGCTGAGGACTCCTTTTCAACCTTTGTGTTGCCAGGAGACGAGCAGGAGCCGGACAAGCTCCGCTTTGACCTGGATGCCTTCCGTTTCTTTGGAGATGAGCGTTCCTTG ATTTTCATCACCTGTCACCTGAAAGTTGTTCCAGTGGATCAGAGATTCCAGGAACAAAGCTT CTGGGCCCCATTGGAGGAATCGAGCTTTGACATTTGTGCCTGTTGCCATGTGGGGAAATGTGGGGCCACAAGGGATTTGGGATTTGGAtccagaggaaggagagatcttgTAGCTGAAGCTG GTGTGGAGTCTGAGGTGGTCCTGATTGTGACCCTGACTGTGACAgctgtctctctgatctctgcttcattgATCACCTTGTTCCTGTACAGGAAACACAAACAAACTCTGTTCAACCAGTCATCAAATGATCAATAA